From Sporolactobacillus pectinivorans:
CTCATATTTTATAACATTATTTATAACGTTCGTCTATTATTTAGTTATTTTCTGAGTAATATCCATTACAGGCAATAATAAAATCGTGTAAAATAATTCTATAAGAAAGGATCTGATCCGCTTGCTTTCATTGGAAAAACAGCTTTTATATATCCTGATGAGAAAACCCAATATTGAAGTGTCTGAACTGCTTGGCATTTATCGGGGGAGGGATTATTCTGCCCAATCTATCCGGAACGCCATTTCCCGATTAAAAAAATCCGGATATATTGATCACCGGGGGCGCGCTTACTTTCTGACTGCCAGCGGATCCCATTTTATCAAAGCCTTTCAGGACAAGCTTTTGCTTAAGGATCACGATTGGAATGGCAGCTGGCAGCTGGTGGTGTACCAGATACCCGAGCCACTCAGACGAGCCCGCAACACACTGAGGCAGGAGCTGACGGATCTTGGATATGGCCAGCTCTTCCAGAGTGTCTTCATCTCACCTCACGATCAAAGTCTCTCCGTCAGGCAGATTTTTTCAGATCTCAATATCCAGCCTTACGTGAATATTTTTTCAGGGCATTTCATTTATGGAGATGTGAAAACGAGAATGCAGGAGATTTGGGATCTGAAAAAAATAGAATCCTTGTACGTTGACTTTATTTCGTGGACAAAAGATAAGAGCGTTTCTTGGGTGAAGCAGGAATCCATTGATTCCTGGGATGCATTCTTTCATGTTCTGGAATTGGGGGAGCGTTTTGGAGCTATTTTACTGAAAGATCCGATGCTGCCGGCTCAATTTTTGCCGATGAACTGGCCTGGGGGAGAAGCCTGGAAAACGTATCGTCTTCTTTTCACAAAGCTGGCTGCTTCTGTTGCAGATAATCAGGAAATCATTAAACTGATCAAAGATGATGTTGGGGAAAAGCTGGTTAAGCCGGTTTGATCTCTGTAAGGTTTGAAAAAAAGCAGGAATTGTAAAATGACTCCTGCATTTCTTATGCGAGATAAATATCCCGATTGATCAAATAATGTAATGCACGCATAGCATCAATGGCGTGGGCTCCCCAGTGCATTTCAAAGTTAAATTTCCAATGCCAGACTGCCTCCTTATATTTCTTTTGCTCGTACAAAGAAATGCCCTCTTTTAAGTCATGGTATATGTCTGAAATATCATCAGTCAGGCTCCCTTGAATTGGTTCGTCTGGCTGGTAGGGATTGAATACTTCCCAATAGGTATCGTATTTCTTTATCTTCAATTTGGGATAGGACACGTCCACTTTGGTAGACTTTGAAGTTTCAAGAGTAACTTGCGGTAAATCCAGCCCTTTGTGATATAAACGTAAGAGATTTTTAAGAAGTTTATTAAATTTATTACGGTTTTTGCACCTGCCCAGTAAATCAACAAAATCGCAGAAGTCATTGGCTGATTTGTAAAAGTCTCGTGTTCTGGCTTTATTCATTATACTTTCTCCGCTCTGTTACATTTGTTGTAACTTGTTTGGTGCGTCGGCACGTGTGGACGGGTCATTTGTTTTGATAAACCAGTTCTGTGTTATCGCTTTATGCTACTTTCTATATCGATACGTGTTCCAGTAAGCGCAGGTTTCGTTCAATCAGCCGACTGATCGGAGAGAGGATGATCGTGTTTCTTACTCGGGAGATGCCTTTCCTGTCGATGTAGCCTATACAGCTGATGTGTTAGCTTTTAACAGCCTTTCTGTTCCCATTATTTTATTTGTTTATCCTTATTTTTTTATGCTCAATCCACATTTTCCCAATCACGATCATCAGAAAAATCACTATGGGGTAAACGATGGCCCAGCCAACAAACAGGAACATGATTGCCGTCGCTAGAAGCGAGATCAGGCTTACTATTAATTTTTTTCTTTCATTTTTAAACAGTACAACACCCGCTGC
This genomic window contains:
- a CDS encoding PaaX family transcriptional regulator C-terminal domain-containing protein; translated protein: MLSLEKQLLYILMRKPNIEVSELLGIYRGRDYSAQSIRNAISRLKKSGYIDHRGRAYFLTASGSHFIKAFQDKLLLKDHDWNGSWQLVVYQIPEPLRRARNTLRQELTDLGYGQLFQSVFISPHDQSLSVRQIFSDLNIQPYVNIFSGHFIYGDVKTRMQEIWDLKKIESLYVDFISWTKDKSVSWVKQESIDSWDAFFHVLELGERFGAILLKDPMLPAQFLPMNWPGGEAWKTYRLLFTKLAASVADNQEIIKLIKDDVGEKLVKPV
- a CDS encoding DUF5063 domain-containing protein: MNKARTRDFYKSANDFCDFVDLLGRCKNRNKFNKLLKNLLRLYHKGLDLPQVTLETSKSTKVDVSYPKLKIKKYDTYWEVFNPYQPDEPIQGSLTDDISDIYHDLKEGISLYEQKKYKEAVWHWKFNFEMHWGAHAIDAMRALHYLINRDIYLA